One window from the genome of Breoghania sp. L-A4 encodes:
- a CDS encoding EAL domain-containing protein codes for MAWFSSLFIGLCMVVIAGSVSAVLYFQVGTDLGAAVIIGTAILVAEFLVNIMVMRSRDRNEARHRSDMLDGGIGQIDQELQNLERRLTAIENGFPNRARAEIEPMYVEIEVLGTLVKQIAETVADLETQIVEAPQIAHHPQNDYHGQPQASLAAPRNDLDRPAFPGSHGYAPNSVAPGAANGWEQPDGKLWSNGAGAPKSRNAAADAALREAVRSAIDASRIDLYLQPIVSLPQRQVRFYEALTRLRADDGEIMLPADYIEIAERNGLMPGIDNTLLLRSVQVLRRLSTRNRSVGLFCNVSPSTLVDDNFFPGFIDFMQKNQTLAEYMVFEFTQAAVEEMGAVENESLAALANLGFQFSVDQVTNLRTNFRALNERGFHYAKISADRLLGRIPTDTGDIHPEDVSSLLARYGVQLIADQIETEAQVIELLDFGIHFGQGFLFSPPRPVRSDVVQGGAQPPADRKRVAS; via the coding sequence ATGGCCTGGTTTTCCTCGCTCTTCATAGGTCTGTGCATGGTGGTGATCGCCGGCTCGGTCAGTGCTGTCCTGTATTTTCAGGTCGGCACGGATCTCGGGGCCGCGGTGATCATTGGCACTGCCATTCTGGTCGCCGAGTTTCTGGTCAACATCATGGTCATGCGCTCGCGCGATCGCAATGAGGCCCGGCATCGCTCCGATATGCTCGACGGTGGCATCGGCCAGATCGATCAGGAACTGCAGAATCTCGAACGCAGGCTGACCGCCATCGAGAACGGATTTCCCAATCGCGCCCGCGCCGAAATCGAGCCGATGTATGTGGAGATCGAGGTTCTCGGTACGCTGGTCAAGCAGATCGCGGAAACCGTCGCCGATCTGGAGACGCAGATCGTTGAGGCGCCCCAGATCGCGCATCACCCCCAGAACGATTATCACGGCCAGCCGCAAGCCAGCCTGGCGGCGCCCAGAAACGATCTGGACCGGCCCGCATTCCCGGGCAGCCACGGCTATGCGCCGAATTCCGTCGCCCCGGGTGCCGCCAATGGCTGGGAACAGCCCGACGGCAAGCTGTGGTCCAACGGCGCCGGCGCACCCAAATCGCGCAATGCCGCCGCCGATGCGGCGCTGCGCGAGGCCGTCCGGAGCGCCATCGATGCCAGCCGGATCGATCTGTATCTGCAGCCGATCGTTTCCCTGCCCCAGCGCCAGGTGCGATTCTACGAAGCCTTGACGCGGCTGCGCGCGGACGACGGCGAGATCATGCTGCCGGCGGATTACATCGAGATCGCCGAGCGCAACGGATTGATGCCCGGCATCGACAACACCCTGCTGCTGCGCTCGGTGCAGGTCCTGCGCCGCCTGTCGACGCGCAACCGCTCCGTCGGCCTGTTCTGCAACGTCTCGCCGTCGACGCTGGTCGACGACAATTTCTTCCCCGGCTTCATCGACTTCATGCAGAAGAATCAGACGCTGGCGGAATACATGGTGTTTGAGTTCACCCAGGCCGCCGTCGAGGAGATGGGCGCGGTGGAGAACGAAAGCCTGGCGGCACTGGCCAATCTCGGCTTCCAGTTCTCCGTCGACCAGGTGACCAACCTGCGTACGAATTTCCGCGCCCTGAACGAGCGCGGCTTTCACTATGCCAAGATTTCCGCCGACAGGCTGCTCGGACGCATTCCGACGGACACGGGCGATATCCATCCCGAGGATGTGTCCAGTCTGCTCGCGCGCTATGGCGTTCAACTGATTGCCGACCAGATCGAGACCGAGGCGCAGGTCATCGAGCTGCTCGACTTCGGCATTCATTTTGGTCAGGGATTCCTGTTCTCGCCGCCGCGCCCGGTGCGCTCGGACGTGGTGCAGGGCGGCGCGCAGCCGCCTGCCGACCGCAAGCGCGTCGCCAGCTGA
- the groL gene encoding chaperonin GroEL (60 kDa chaperone family; promotes refolding of misfolded polypeptides especially under stressful conditions; forms two stacked rings of heptamers to form a barrel-shaped 14mer; ends can be capped by GroES; misfolded proteins enter the barrel where they are refolded when GroES binds), which produces MAAKEVKFSTDARDRMLRGVDILANAVKVTLGPKGRNVVIDKAFGAPRITKDGVTVAKEIELEDKFENMGAQMLREVASKTNDIAGDGTTTATVLAQSIVREGVKAVAAGMNPMDLKRGVDMAVTEVVKDLTARSKKISTSAEVAQVGTISANGAKEIGDMIAEAMQKVGNEGVITVEEAKTAETELEVVEGMQFDRGYLSPYFVTNADKMLADLEKPYILLHEKKLSNLQAMLPILESVVQSSRPLLIIAEDVEGEALATLVVNKLRGGLKIAAVKAPGFGDRRKAMLEDIAILTGGTVISEDLGIKLENVTIDMLGTAEKVSITKETTTIVDGAGEKADIQGRVGQIKAQIEETTSDYDREKLQERLAKLAGGVAVLRVGGATEVEVKEKKDRVDDALNATRAAVEEGIVTGGGTALLRAKGAVSKLTSDNPDIMAGIKIVLRALEAPIRQIADNSGVEGSIVVGKLMESDDSLGFDAQNETYVNMIEAGIIDPTKVVRTAIQDAASIAGLLITTEAMVAELPKKEAPGGGGMPGGGMGGMDF; this is translated from the coding sequence ATGGCTGCTAAAGAAGTCAAGTTCTCGACAGATGCCCGCGACCGCATGTTGCGCGGCGTGGACATCCTGGCCAACGCCGTCAAGGTGACGCTCGGCCCCAAGGGCCGCAACGTCGTCATCGACAAGGCTTTCGGCGCTCCCCGCATCACCAAGGACGGCGTCACCGTCGCCAAGGAAATCGAGCTTGAAGACAAGTTCGAGAACATGGGCGCACAGATGCTGCGCGAAGTCGCTTCGAAGACGAACGACATCGCTGGCGACGGCACCACCACCGCCACCGTTCTGGCCCAGTCGATCGTGCGTGAAGGCGTCAAGGCCGTCGCCGCCGGCATGAACCCGATGGACCTGAAGCGCGGCGTCGACATGGCCGTTACCGAAGTCGTCAAGGACCTGACGGCACGCTCCAAGAAGATCTCCACCTCGGCCGAAGTCGCCCAGGTCGGCACGATCTCCGCGAACGGCGCCAAGGAAATCGGCGACATGATCGCCGAGGCCATGCAGAAGGTCGGCAACGAGGGTGTCATCACCGTCGAGGAAGCCAAGACCGCCGAGACCGAGCTTGAAGTCGTCGAAGGCATGCAGTTCGATCGCGGCTATCTGTCGCCGTACTTCGTGACCAACGCCGACAAGATGCTCGCCGATCTGGAAAAGCCCTACATTCTCCTGCACGAGAAGAAGCTTTCCAACCTGCAGGCGATGCTGCCGATTCTGGAATCGGTCGTTCAGTCCTCGCGTCCGCTGCTGATCATCGCCGAAGACGTCGAAGGCGAGGCCCTGGCCACGCTCGTCGTCAACAAGCTGCGTGGCGGCCTGAAGATCGCCGCCGTCAAGGCGCCGGGCTTCGGCGATCGCCGCAAGGCCATGCTGGAAGACATCGCCATCCTGACGGGCGGCACGGTGATTTCCGAGGATCTCGGCATCAAGCTCGAGAACGTCACCATCGACATGCTCGGCACCGCCGAGAAGGTTTCCATCACCAAGGAAACCACCACGATCGTTGACGGCGCCGGCGAGAAGGCCGACATCCAGGGCCGCGTCGGCCAGATCAAGGCGCAGATCGAGGAAACCACCTCCGACTACGACCGCGAGAAGCTCCAGGAGCGCCTCGCCAAGCTCGCCGGCGGCGTTGCCGTCCTGCGCGTCGGCGGTGCGACCGAAGTCGAAGTGAAGGAAAAGAAGGACCGCGTCGACGATGCGCTGAACGCGACCCGCGCGGCCGTGGAAGAAGGCATCGTGACGGGTGGCGGCACGGCGCTGCTGCGCGCCAAGGGTGCGGTCTCCAAGCTCACCTCCGACAATCCCGACATCATGGCCGGCATCAAGATCGTGCTGCGCGCGCTTGAAGCCCCGATCCGCCAGATCGCCGACAATTCCGGCGTTGAAGGCTCGATCGTCGTCGGCAAGCTGATGGAGAGCGACGACAGCCTCGGCTTCGACGCTCAGAACGAGACCTACGTGAACATGATCGAGGCCGGCATCATCGATCCGACCAAGGTCGTGCGCACGGCGATCCAGGACGCGGCATCCATTGCCGGCCTGCTGATCACCACCGAAGCCATGGTTGCAGAGCTCCCCAAGAAGGAAGCTCCGGGCGGCGGCGGCATGCCGGGCGGCGGCATGGGCGGCATGGACTTCTAG
- a CDS encoding ABC transporter permease has product MNLLLRIAMTHVRGRLRQTVVSILGVMLGVGFSIAMASLMEGSQRDFVSQLIDAIPHVQVTDEERNPPRQPAQELYDAVAFSGLRVDDDRRGIRNPVAVRAGLESWVDGVFSPALSGQAVVRYGGKDVAVTLTGIQPRAEMAVSKIADDVVQGSFFNLESTASGIVVGDGMTRKLGAEFGDTVTVTSAGGLVKRYKIVGLFHSSLAQTNDTIGYVPLKAAQILFERPNVINRLNIRLSNVNDAEAIAARIERQIGYKAVSWQEANKSLQEAFVIRNLIMYTVVGAILLVAGFGIFNIVATIVHEKARDIAILKSLGFYETDMQYMFVFEGLMIGAAGSLFGWALGYVLCLALSTVQFQIPGTTDSTFLPIYFTITHYLIASGFALASAGIAGYLPARRAARLNPVDIIRGAT; this is encoded by the coding sequence ATGAACCTGTTGTTGCGCATCGCCATGACCCATGTCCGGGGACGGCTTCGTCAGACCGTGGTATCGATCCTTGGTGTCATGCTGGGCGTCGGCTTTTCCATCGCCATGGCCTCGCTGATGGAAGGTTCGCAGCGTGATTTCGTCAGCCAGTTGATCGATGCGATCCCGCACGTCCAGGTAACCGACGAGGAGCGCAATCCGCCGCGTCAGCCCGCGCAGGAACTCTATGACGCGGTTGCGTTTTCCGGCCTGCGCGTCGATGATGACCGTCGCGGCATCCGCAATCCTGTCGCGGTGCGTGCGGGTTTGGAGAGCTGGGTGGACGGGGTGTTTTCGCCCGCGCTCAGCGGTCAGGCCGTGGTGCGCTACGGTGGCAAGGACGTCGCGGTGACGCTGACCGGAATTCAGCCGCGCGCGGAGATGGCGGTCTCGAAGATCGCCGACGACGTCGTCCAGGGCAGCTTTTTCAATCTCGAGTCGACGGCCAGCGGGATTGTCGTGGGCGACGGCATGACCAGGAAACTCGGTGCCGAGTTCGGCGACACCGTCACCGTGACGTCGGCCGGCGGCCTGGTCAAACGCTACAAGATCGTCGGGCTGTTTCACTCCTCGCTCGCCCAGACCAACGACACGATCGGCTATGTGCCGCTCAAGGCGGCGCAGATCCTGTTCGAGCGGCCGAACGTCATCAACCGCCTCAATATCCGGCTCTCAAATGTCAACGACGCCGAAGCCATCGCCGCGCGCATCGAGCGCCAGATCGGCTACAAGGCGGTGTCGTGGCAGGAGGCCAACAAGAGTCTCCAGGAGGCCTTCGTGATCCGCAACCTGATCATGTACACGGTTGTCGGCGCGATCCTGCTGGTCGCGGGCTTCGGCATCTTCAACATCGTTGCCACCATCGTGCACGAGAAGGCCCGCGACATCGCCATTTTGAAGTCGCTCGGGTTCTATGAGACCGACATGCAGTACATGTTCGTCTTCGAGGGCCTGATGATCGGCGCGGCCGGGTCGCTGTTCGGCTGGGCGCTCGGCTATGTGCTGTGCCTGGCGCTGAGCACGGTGCAGTTCCAGATCCCCGGCACCACCGACAGCACCTTCCTGCCGATCTATTTCACCATCACGCACTATCTGATCGCATCGGGCTTCGCGCTGGCTTCCGCCGGCATCGCCGGCTATCTGCCTGCGCGCCGGGCGGCGCGGCTCAACCCGGTCGACATCATCCGGGGGGCGACCTGA
- a CDS encoding ABC transporter ATP-binding protein, translating into MDEHANRAAGHPDLLLEARGVTRVLSGIVPVTLVADINLSVGPGEYVAITGPSGSGKSSLLYLLGLLDRPSAGEVLIAGQRTQEMSERDRAQMRLETLGFVFQFHFLLPEFSIRENVMIPMRRLARVGEGAMRSRADELLDALGLADHRHKQPDQLSGGQRQRVAVARALANEPPLILADEPTGSLDSKSSEQVFDILRQIVEERGKTVIAVTHDVEMAARMHRGVHLVDGRLVSDERFVTTPAA; encoded by the coding sequence ATGGATGAGCACGCCAATCGCGCCGCGGGTCATCCGGACCTGCTGCTGGAGGCGCGCGGCGTGACCCGCGTGCTGTCGGGCATCGTGCCCGTCACGCTGGTGGCCGATATCAACCTGAGCGTCGGCCCGGGGGAGTATGTGGCGATTACCGGCCCGTCCGGGTCGGGCAAGTCGTCGCTCTTGTACCTGTTGGGGCTGCTCGACAGACCGAGCGCCGGCGAGGTGCTGATTGCGGGGCAGCGCACGCAGGAAATGAGCGAAAGGGACCGGGCGCAAATGCGGCTGGAAACTCTCGGCTTTGTTTTTCAGTTTCATTTTCTGCTGCCTGAATTCTCGATCCGGGAGAATGTGATGATCCCGATGCGCCGGCTGGCGCGCGTTGGAGAGGGAGCCATGCGCAGCCGCGCCGACGAGCTGCTCGACGCCCTCGGCCTGGCCGATCATCGGCACAAGCAGCCCGACCAGCTGTCCGGCGGCCAGCGTCAGCGGGTTGCCGTGGCCCGCGCGCTGGCCAACGAACCGCCGCTGATCCTCGCCGACGAGCCGACCGGGAGCCTGGACAGCAAGTCGTCCGAGCAGGTGTTCGATATCCTCAGGCAAATCGTCGAGGAGCGCGGCAAGACCGTGATCGCCGTCACCCATGATGTGGAAATGGCGGCGCGGATGCATCGCGGGGTGCATTTGGTCGATGGGCGGCTTGTATCCGACGAACGCTTTGTAACCACGCCCGCCGCCTGA
- the groES gene encoding co-chaperone GroES, with protein sequence MTFRPLHDRVVIRRVDSEEKTAGGIIIPDTAKEKPQEGEVVSVGPGARDDAGKLVALDVKAGDRVLFGKWSGTEVKIDGEDLLIMKESDIMGVIA encoded by the coding sequence ATGACATTCCGTCCGCTACACGACCGTGTCGTCATCCGCCGCGTTGATTCCGAAGAGAAGACCGCCGGCGGCATCATCATTCCCGACACCGCCAAGGAAAAGCCGCAGGAAGGCGAAGTCGTTTCCGTGGGCCCGGGCGCACGTGACGACGCCGGCAAGCTCGTCGCCCTCGACGTCAAGGCCGGCGACCGCGTCCTGTTCGGCAAATGGTCGGGCACCGAGGTCAAGATCGACGGTGAAGACCTGCTCATCATGAAAGAATCCGACATCATGGGCGTGATCGCTTAA
- a CDS encoding ATP-binding cassette domain-containing protein, producing MALLELIGISKHFGAIRALENVSMALAGGEVVGLVGDNGAGKSTLVKIIAGNFRPSSGEIRIDNTPTHFHDPKDAREHGVEIVYQDLALCDNLTAAANIFLGREAKRRFGPVSILDYGAMNRHAAALFAELKSETRPRDLVKRMSGGQRQAVAIARTRLSNPNIVLMDEPTAAISVRQVAEVLNLIRRLKDQKIGVVLISHRLPDVFEVCDRLVVLRRGLKVADKRISDSSPEEVTGLITGAIERA from the coding sequence ATGGCGCTTCTGGAGCTTATCGGGATTTCAAAGCATTTCGGCGCCATCCGGGCGCTCGAGAATGTCTCCATGGCGCTGGCGGGCGGCGAGGTCGTCGGCCTTGTCGGAGACAATGGCGCGGGCAAGTCGACGCTGGTGAAGATCATCGCCGGCAATTTCCGCCCGTCTTCCGGCGAGATCCGCATCGACAACACCCCCACCCATTTCCACGACCCCAAGGACGCGCGCGAACACGGCGTTGAGATCGTCTATCAGGATCTGGCGCTGTGCGACAATCTCACCGCGGCGGCCAACATCTTTCTGGGCCGCGAAGCGAAGCGGCGCTTCGGGCCCGTGTCCATCCTCGACTACGGCGCGATGAACCGGCACGCCGCCGCGCTGTTCGCCGAGCTGAAATCGGAAACCCGGCCGCGCGATCTGGTCAAGCGCATGTCGGGCGGCCAGCGCCAGGCGGTAGCGATCGCCCGGACCCGGCTGTCGAACCCGAACATCGTGCTGATGGACGAGCCGACCGCGGCGATCAGCGTGCGCCAGGTGGCCGAAGTCCTCAACCTGATCCGCCGGCTCAAGGATCAGAAAATCGGCGTGGTGCTGATCAGTCACCGGCTGCCCGATGTGTTCGAGGTTTGCGACAGGCTGGTGGTGCTGCGGCGCGGCCTCAAGGTCGCGGACAAGCGCATTTCCGACAGCTCGCCCGAGGAAGTCACGGGACTGATCACCGGAGCCATCGAGCGGGCTTGA
- a CDS encoding SlyX family protein → MSDDTRERLEKLETEVAHQAHTIDELNGVVTEQARQIERLNRRMTALVEHVEELNDLGDGNVPVTKPPHY, encoded by the coding sequence ATGAGCGACGACACGCGCGAGCGCCTCGAAAAACTGGAAACCGAGGTCGCCCACCAGGCGCACACGATTGACGAACTGAACGGCGTCGTCACCGAACAGGCGCGCCAGATCGAACGGCTGAACCGGCGCATGACCGCGCTCGTGGAGCACGTCGAGGAATTGAACGATCTCGGTGATGGCAACGTGCCCGTGACAAAACCGCCGCACTACTGA
- a CDS encoding efflux RND transporter periplasmic adaptor subunit, translating to MRIARYMVVAAVLAAGAGGAWWWYARPDAVSVVTPARGSAADVVYATGVVEPRRWAKVTSIVRERIVEMCRCEGDSVKAGDVLGKLDDSGARATLAELEARADFAQAERERAEGLIERRIISRQAYDRALNDVQRAVALVAAQKAQLDNYELRAPLDGVVLRRDGEVGEVAEPGTVLFWVGEPSPLQIVSEVNEEDIPKVVVGQQAWLRADAFPDNRLGATVSRITPKGDPVLKTYRVYLDQPEDTPLLIGMSVDVNIITRTKQDVLLVPLAAVNGDRIFVVGSDGRLEERSLRIGIRGTETVEVLEGVEDGTRIVSPLIQGLKAGQKVRVEAPEPG from the coding sequence ATGCGGATTGCAAGATACATGGTCGTTGCGGCGGTTCTTGCGGCTGGCGCGGGCGGCGCGTGGTGGTGGTACGCGCGCCCGGATGCGGTGAGCGTCGTGACGCCGGCGCGCGGCAGCGCCGCGGACGTGGTTTACGCGACCGGCGTCGTGGAACCGCGCCGCTGGGCCAAGGTGACCAGCATCGTGCGCGAGCGGATCGTCGAGATGTGCCGGTGCGAGGGCGACAGCGTGAAGGCGGGCGACGTGCTCGGCAAGCTCGACGACAGCGGCGCCAGGGCGACACTCGCCGAACTTGAGGCGCGCGCGGACTTCGCCCAGGCCGAGCGCGAGCGCGCCGAAGGACTGATCGAGCGGCGCATCATTTCCCGCCAAGCCTACGACAGGGCGCTCAATGACGTGCAGCGCGCCGTGGCGCTTGTCGCCGCGCAGAAGGCGCAACTCGACAACTACGAGCTGCGCGCCCCGCTCGACGGCGTCGTTCTGCGCCGCGACGGCGAAGTGGGCGAGGTGGCTGAGCCGGGAACCGTACTGTTCTGGGTCGGCGAGCCGTCGCCCCTGCAGATCGTCTCGGAGGTCAACGAGGAGGACATCCCCAAGGTCGTCGTCGGCCAGCAGGCGTGGCTGCGCGCGGACGCCTTCCCCGACAATCGGCTCGGCGCGACGGTGTCGCGCATCACGCCGAAGGGCGACCCCGTGCTCAAGACCTACCGCGTCTATCTGGACCAGCCCGAGGATACGCCGCTGCTGATCGGCATGTCGGTGGACGTCAATATCATTACCCGCACCAAGCAGGATGTGTTGCTGGTCCCGCTGGCCGCCGTCAACGGCGACCGGATCTTCGTGGTCGGCTCCGACGGCCGGCTGGAGGAGCGCAGCTTGCGCATCGGTATTCGCGGCACCGAGACGGTCGAGGTGCTGGAGGGCGTGGAAGACGGGACACGGATCGTATCGCCGCTGATCCAGGGCCTGAAAGCGGGCCAGAAGGTGCGCGTGGAGGCGCCCGAACCGGGGTGA
- a CDS encoding pilus assembly protein TadG-related protein, with translation MFAPILAKFRKDDRGNIAILFGLTIVPVVFAVGAGIDMSQVVSAKQRAQIAVDSAALAINTQAYASITNDAMTAAARAEFEANFNVRSGTIADFSASRNADGAVNVTAEVSVGTAFTPLVGIDALNFVVQSETIVGDASFDVVMVLDNSGSMGGTKITTLKEAAKDLTATLLAVNATSPVPDRVKIGLVPFTAFVNVGADKADAAWIDVNGLSPVNGNNMATNTPRLDLFNQISGVSWQGCVEARPYPYDVRDTEASDAVPETLFVPEFAPDEPDEGGYIRYDNYRSYSYSNSWIDDDGGTCTTSVSGLGADAHTAKQQRMCKYDGASFSSWDNGVSRGPNYGCKTQQVTPLTTSKDTVDAAIDAMVADGYTNIHQGVMWGWRAISPQAPFTEGRAMNDPANPGHRRIMIVMTDGANTYEWNDRNPNISKYNAYGYVPENRTGIDYNNNGDVTDVMDTRTGEACANAKADGEIEVYTIAFQISDTVTRNMLRDCATTPEMAYQSDSDAELLVAFQNIAKEISKLRLAR, from the coding sequence ATGTTCGCCCCGATTTTGGCAAAATTCCGCAAAGACGATCGCGGCAATATCGCGATTCTTTTCGGACTTACGATCGTTCCGGTGGTTTTCGCCGTCGGTGCGGGCATTGACATGTCGCAAGTCGTCTCGGCCAAACAGCGTGCGCAGATAGCGGTGGATTCCGCCGCGCTCGCCATCAACACCCAGGCGTACGCGTCGATCACGAACGACGCGATGACGGCCGCGGCCCGCGCGGAGTTCGAAGCGAACTTCAATGTCCGCAGCGGCACGATTGCCGACTTCTCCGCCAGTCGCAACGCGGATGGGGCGGTCAACGTGACTGCCGAAGTCAGCGTCGGCACCGCCTTCACCCCGCTGGTCGGCATCGACGCTCTCAACTTTGTCGTGCAATCCGAGACAATCGTCGGTGACGCCAGCTTCGATGTCGTCATGGTCCTCGACAATTCGGGTTCCATGGGCGGCACGAAAATCACCACCTTGAAAGAGGCGGCGAAAGACCTGACGGCGACATTGCTGGCCGTGAACGCCACAAGCCCGGTCCCAGATCGCGTGAAGATCGGTCTGGTTCCGTTCACCGCCTTCGTCAACGTCGGCGCCGACAAGGCGGACGCCGCCTGGATCGACGTGAACGGCCTGTCGCCGGTCAACGGCAACAACATGGCCACCAACACGCCGCGCCTGGATCTCTTCAACCAGATCTCCGGCGTCAGCTGGCAGGGATGTGTCGAGGCGCGTCCGTATCCCTATGATGTGCGGGACACGGAAGCTAGCGATGCGGTTCCCGAGACGCTGTTCGTGCCCGAGTTCGCGCCCGACGAGCCGGACGAGGGCGGTTACATTCGCTACGACAACTACCGCTCCTACAGCTATTCCAACAGCTGGATCGACGACGATGGCGGCACCTGCACCACCAGCGTATCGGGCCTGGGTGCGGACGCCCATACCGCGAAGCAGCAGCGGATGTGCAAATACGATGGCGCCTCCTTCAGCTCCTGGGACAATGGCGTGAGCCGGGGTCCCAACTATGGCTGCAAGACGCAGCAGGTCACGCCGTTGACCACCAGCAAGGATACGGTCGACGCCGCGATCGACGCCATGGTCGCCGATGGCTACACCAACATCCATCAGGGTGTGATGTGGGGATGGCGGGCGATTTCGCCGCAGGCGCCGTTTACCGAGGGCCGCGCGATGAACGATCCCGCCAATCCCGGCCACCGGCGCATCATGATCGTCATGACCGATGGCGCGAACACCTACGAGTGGAACGACAGGAACCCGAACATCTCCAAGTACAATGCCTATGGCTACGTGCCGGAGAACCGGACGGGCATCGACTACAACAACAATGGCGATGTGACGGATGTGATGGACACGCGGACCGGAGAGGCCTGCGCCAACGCCAAGGCGGACGGCGAGATCGAGGTCTACACGATCGCCTTCCAGATCAGCGACACGGTCACGCGCAACATGCTGCGTGATTGCGCGACCACGCCGGAGATGGCCTATCAGTCGGACTCGGATGCCGAACTGCTGGTGGCGTTCCAGAACATCGCCAAGGAAATCAGCAAGCTGCGTTTGGCGCGCTAG
- a CDS encoding sugar-binding protein produces the protein MKRAFALFAAVCLLALTAGAAAAQDKKILAIVVKGLDNPFFEQINLGCQKWQAENPDSEYTCLYTGPASSADEAGEVQIVDDLLTRGVSAIAISPSNAPAMGNLIRQRAPDIPVMTIDADFVEADRSLRATYLGTDNYLMGVKMAEYAAKLKPAGGTVCLQLGNVAADNINARAAGFRDTIAGTKDVDRLDGQNGWTEISGCPVFTNDQIDLANQQMADTFTANPDLDAFILVGGWAQFAPQAYAQVTDQVMDKLEARDLIIVAGDTLPPQMQALKDGRSHVQIGQRPFEMGYRAPSVMIDLISGNQVEDPLYTGLDECTIENVAECVAK, from the coding sequence ATGAAACGGGCATTCGCACTGTTCGCTGCAGTGTGCCTGCTGGCGTTGACAGCAGGCGCCGCCGCGGCGCAGGACAAGAAGATCCTGGCGATCGTCGTCAAGGGTCTGGACAATCCATTCTTCGAGCAGATCAATCTCGGCTGCCAGAAGTGGCAGGCCGAAAATCCCGACAGCGAGTACACCTGCCTCTATACGGGGCCGGCCTCCAGCGCCGATGAGGCGGGGGAAGTGCAGATCGTCGACGACCTGCTGACCCGCGGCGTTTCGGCCATTGCCATATCGCCATCCAACGCGCCGGCCATGGGCAATCTGATCCGCCAGCGGGCTCCCGACATCCCCGTGATGACCATCGACGCCGACTTTGTCGAAGCCGACCGGTCCCTGCGGGCCACCTATCTGGGCACCGACAACTACCTGATGGGCGTCAAGATGGCCGAGTATGCGGCCAAGCTGAAACCGGCCGGCGGCACGGTCTGCCTGCAGCTCGGCAATGTCGCCGCCGACAACATCAACGCCCGCGCGGCGGGGTTCCGCGACACCATCGCCGGCACCAAGGATGTGGACCGGCTCGACGGTCAGAACGGCTGGACGGAGATCTCGGGGTGCCCCGTGTTCACCAACGACCAGATCGATCTGGCCAATCAGCAGATGGCCGACACATTCACGGCCAACCCGGATCTCGATGCCTTCATCCTGGTGGGCGGCTGGGCGCAATTCGCGCCGCAGGCCTATGCCCAGGTTACCGATCAGGTGATGGACAAGCTCGAGGCGCGCGACCTGATCATCGTCGCCGGCGACACGCTGCCGCCGCAGATGCAGGCGCTCAAGGACGGGCGCAGTCACGTGCAGATCGGCCAGCGGCCCTTCGAGATGGGCTATCGCGCGCCCAGCGTGATGATCGACCTGATTTCCGGCAACCAGGTTGAGGACCCGCTCTACACCGGGCTCGACGAGTGCACGATCGAAAACGTCGCCGAATGCGTCGCGAAATAA